A window of the Streptomyces sp. NBC_00454 genome harbors these coding sequences:
- a CDS encoding ROK family transcriptional regulator, with the protein MPAAATPGTPSLLRALNDRAALELLLTHGPLSRTRIGHLTGLSKPTASQLLARLEAAGLVVATGTATGRPGPNAQLYAINARAAHVAGLDVTPGRILASVADLTGEVIGSHELPYAPGTGPVEQVRRALGEAVKDAGLHLGDIHRVVIATPGSFDPRTGVLRYADHLAGWQSPTLLDELAAALPMPVEYENDVNLVAIAEQRLGAARGHEDFVLLWNEEGLGAALVLGGRLHRGWTGGAGEVGFLPVPGHPLVRQVTRVNSGGYQELAGAQVLPSMAARLGVEAPAAPSGSVHGAVHGAESGAMVAAAAALLAQAAAAPEGPHLRLLREYATALATGLASLVAVLDPEIVVLSGALTIAGGEPLRELIEAELADLAPSRPLLVTGEVRERPVLRGALESALAATRDEVFDTSRR; encoded by the coding sequence ATGCCCGCCGCCGCCACCCCCGGTACGCCCAGCCTGTTGCGCGCCCTGAACGACCGGGCCGCGCTCGAACTCCTGCTGACGCACGGTCCCCTGTCACGGACCCGGATCGGGCACCTCACCGGGCTCTCCAAGCCCACCGCCTCCCAGCTGCTGGCCCGCCTGGAAGCCGCCGGCCTGGTCGTCGCCACCGGCACCGCCACCGGGCGTCCCGGCCCCAACGCCCAGCTCTACGCGATCAACGCGCGGGCCGCCCACGTCGCCGGACTCGACGTCACCCCGGGCCGGATCCTCGCCTCCGTCGCCGACCTGACCGGCGAGGTGATCGGCAGCCACGAGCTCCCGTACGCCCCGGGCACCGGCCCCGTCGAGCAGGTCCGCCGGGCCCTCGGCGAGGCCGTCAAGGACGCCGGGCTGCACCTGGGGGACATCCACCGGGTGGTCATCGCGACCCCCGGCTCCTTCGACCCCCGCACGGGGGTGCTCCGCTACGCCGACCACCTCGCGGGCTGGCAGTCCCCCACGCTCCTCGACGAACTGGCGGCGGCCCTGCCTATGCCGGTCGAGTACGAGAACGACGTGAACCTCGTCGCCATCGCCGAGCAGCGCCTGGGCGCCGCCCGCGGACACGAGGACTTCGTCCTGCTGTGGAACGAGGAGGGCCTGGGCGCCGCCCTGGTGCTCGGCGGCCGGCTGCACCGCGGCTGGACCGGCGGCGCCGGCGAGGTCGGCTTCCTGCCGGTCCCCGGACATCCGCTGGTCCGCCAGGTCACCCGGGTCAACTCCGGCGGCTACCAGGAACTGGCCGGGGCCCAGGTACTGCCCTCGATGGCGGCCCGCCTCGGCGTCGAGGCCCCCGCGGCCCCCTCCGGGTCGGTGCACGGAGCCGTGCACGGCGCCGAGTCCGGGGCGATGGTCGCCGCTGCGGCCGCCCTGCTGGCCCAGGCGGCCGCAGCCCCCGAAGGGCCCCACCTGCGGCTGCTGCGGGAGTACGCCACCGCGCTCGCCACCGGACTCGCCTCGCTGGTCGCCGTGCTGGACCCGGAGATCGTGGTCCTCTCCGGCGCGCTGACCATCGCGGGCGGGGAACCCCTGCGGGAGCTCATCGAAGCCGAGCTCGCCGACCTCGCCCCGTCCCGGCCCCTGCTCGTGACCGGCGAGGTACGGGAACGGCCCGTACTGCGCGGGGCACTGGAGAGCGCCCTGGCCGCCACCCGCGACGAGGTCTTCGACACCTCGCGCCGCTGA
- a CDS encoding ABC transporter substrate-binding protein produces the protein MPRTRRLTAAAVAVAAISVLATACTGSTANTAADDPDKEVTLNFWHGWSAPSEIKAIEDNIARFQKAHPNIKVNVTGNMTDDKINQALRAGGDKAPDVVSSFTTDSVGKFCNSGAFTDLNPFLKKSGVDKEKVFPKTLLQYTQFNGNQCTLPLLNDAYGLVYNKTAFDAAGISGPPKTWSEFVADAQKLTVAKGDSYEQLGIMPTFHGYETAPQRMAAQWSPSYFDAQGKSNLAKDPGFAQMLTAQKDLVAKLGGYEKLEKFRTTFGDEWSAEHPFHQGLVAMQIDGEWRAAMAKEAGVKFEIATAPMPVPDDRLADYGKGYLAGTIMGISSASKKQNAAWELTKYMTTDTDAVVDFANAIHNVPSTLAALDSPKLQVTPEFKTFLDIAKHPKSTTTPAQADGGTYQLTFADFAYAVEKGEVADIAAGLAKTDQQIDTDIAKAK, from the coding sequence ATGCCCAGAACCCGCCGCCTGACAGCCGCAGCCGTCGCCGTCGCCGCGATATCCGTACTCGCCACCGCGTGTACGGGTTCCACCGCCAACACGGCCGCCGACGACCCGGACAAAGAGGTCACCCTCAACTTCTGGCACGGCTGGTCCGCCCCGAGCGAGATCAAGGCCATCGAGGACAACATCGCCCGGTTCCAGAAGGCGCACCCGAACATCAAGGTGAACGTCACGGGCAACATGACGGACGACAAGATCAACCAGGCGCTGCGCGCGGGCGGTGACAAGGCCCCCGACGTGGTCTCCTCCTTCACCACCGACAGCGTCGGCAAGTTCTGCAACTCCGGCGCCTTCACCGACCTGAACCCCTTCCTGAAGAAGTCCGGGGTCGACAAGGAGAAGGTCTTCCCCAAGACCCTCCTGCAGTACACCCAGTTCAACGGCAACCAGTGCACGCTGCCGCTGCTCAACGACGCCTACGGCCTCGTCTACAACAAGACCGCCTTCGACGCCGCCGGCATCAGCGGACCGCCCAAGACCTGGAGCGAGTTCGTCGCGGACGCGCAGAAGCTGACCGTGGCCAAGGGCGATTCGTACGAGCAGCTGGGCATCATGCCCACCTTCCACGGCTACGAGACCGCCCCCCAGCGCATGGCCGCCCAGTGGAGCCCGTCCTACTTCGACGCCCAGGGCAAGTCGAACCTGGCCAAGGACCCCGGCTTCGCGCAGATGCTCACCGCGCAGAAGGACCTGGTCGCCAAGCTCGGCGGCTACGAGAAGCTGGAGAAGTTCCGCACCACCTTCGGCGACGAGTGGAGCGCGGAACACCCCTTCCACCAGGGCCTGGTCGCCATGCAGATCGACGGGGAGTGGCGGGCGGCCATGGCCAAGGAGGCCGGCGTCAAGTTCGAGATCGCGACCGCGCCGATGCCCGTCCCCGACGACCGGCTCGCCGACTACGGCAAGGGCTACCTCGCGGGCACGATCATGGGCATCTCCTCGGCGAGCAAGAAGCAGAACGCGGCCTGGGAACTGACCAAGTACATGACCACCGACACCGACGCGGTCGTGGACTTCGCCAACGCCATCCACAACGTGCCCTCCACGCTGGCCGCACTGGACTCCCCCAAGCTCCAGGTGACCCCGGAGTTCAAGACCTTCCTCGACATCGCCAAGCACCCGAAGTCGACCACCACCCCGGCCCAGGCCGACGGCGGCACCTACCAGCTGACCTTCGCCGACTTCGCGTACGCGGTCGAGAAGGGCGAGGTCGCGGACATCGCGGCCGGTCTCGCCAAGACCGACCAGCAGATCGACACGGACATCGCGAAGGCGAAGTAG
- a CDS encoding carbohydrate ABC transporter permease, producing MNATGTSPATAPSPSPSPELRAKRRRSALRTAAFMSPWLIGFGVFFAYPLLSTVYYSFTKYDGFRPPAPNGLENWSYVFTDYPMFWPAMRNTLWLVVVMVACRVAFGLGIGLLITKIKLGTGLFRTLFYLPYLAPPVAATLAFVFLLNPGTGPVDVLLDSVGITAPGWFTDPAWSKPALTALAVWGVGDLMVIFMAALLDVPKEQYEASELDGAGPLQRFRHITLPNISPIILFAVVTGVIQAMQFYTQPLVAGKVAAGVIGGSGQPVEPGYPDKSTLTLPQIIYNLGFQRFDYGAACVVALVLFALSMAFTALLMRRRGGLIEAGD from the coding sequence ATGAACGCGACGGGCACCTCCCCCGCCACCGCCCCCTCCCCTTCCCCCTCCCCCGAGCTCCGTGCGAAGCGCCGCAGGTCCGCGCTGCGCACGGCGGCCTTCATGTCGCCCTGGCTCATCGGGTTCGGCGTCTTCTTCGCCTACCCGCTGCTCTCCACGGTCTACTACTCCTTCACCAAGTACGACGGCTTCCGCCCGCCGGCCCCCAACGGGCTGGAGAACTGGTCGTACGTGTTCACCGACTATCCGATGTTCTGGCCGGCCATGCGCAACACCCTGTGGCTGGTCGTGGTGATGGTCGCCTGCCGGGTGGCCTTCGGGCTCGGCATCGGCCTGCTCATCACCAAGATCAAGCTCGGCACCGGCCTCTTCCGCACCCTGTTCTACCTGCCCTACCTGGCCCCGCCGGTCGCCGCGACCCTGGCCTTCGTCTTCCTGCTCAACCCCGGCACCGGCCCGGTCGACGTCCTGCTCGACTCGGTCGGGATCACCGCACCCGGCTGGTTCACCGACCCCGCCTGGTCCAAACCGGCCCTGACCGCGCTCGCCGTGTGGGGGGTGGGCGACCTCATGGTCATCTTCATGGCCGCGCTCCTCGACGTACCGAAGGAGCAGTACGAGGCCTCCGAGCTGGACGGGGCCGGACCGCTCCAGCGGTTCCGCCACATCACCCTGCCGAACATCTCCCCGATCATCCTGTTCGCGGTGGTCACCGGGGTGATCCAGGCCATGCAGTTCTACACACAGCCCCTGGTGGCGGGGAAAGTCGCCGCCGGGGTGATCGGCGGCTCGGGCCAGCCGGTCGAGCCCGGATACCCCGACAAGTCCACGCTGACCCTCCCCCAGATCATCTACAACCTCGGCTTCCAGCGCTTCGACTACGGCGCCGCGTGCGTG